One window from the genome of Thermoleophilaceae bacterium encodes:
- a CDS encoding bifunctional 3,4-dihydroxy-2-butanone-4-phosphate synthase/GTP cyclohydrolase II: MSHFSPIDDALADIRAGRMVVVCDAEDRENEGDLVLAAQFATPEAVNFMAKHARGLVCLALTPDRCDELGLDLMPAKNESDLRTAFTISIEAREGVTTGISAHDRAHTVQVAIDPSSGPADLAQPGHIFPLKAKSGGVLERTGHTEASVDLARMAGLIPAGVICEILNEDGTMARVPDLVGYCERHGLKMITVGDLIEYRRREDKLVERVVETALPTEFGDFNVVGFRSLVDDKHHVAMVKGEVAGAQDVLVRVHSECLTGDVFHSLRCDCGQQLEDALQRIEQEGRGVLLYLSQEGRGIGLLNKLRAYKLQEEGLDTVDANLQLGLPADLRDYGIGAQILVDLGLSSIRILTNNPKKIVGLEGYGLQVTDQIPIEHASGEHNRTYLRTKRDKLGHKLHHQGLALDDEMIHEEHIQDRERTDRSPKPGG; encoded by the coding sequence ATGAGCCACTTCAGCCCGATCGACGACGCTCTCGCCGACATCCGCGCGGGCAGGATGGTGGTGGTCTGCGACGCGGAGGACCGCGAGAACGAGGGCGACCTCGTGCTCGCCGCCCAGTTCGCCACCCCCGAGGCAGTCAACTTCATGGCCAAGCACGCGCGCGGCCTCGTCTGCCTGGCCCTGACCCCGGACCGCTGCGACGAGCTCGGGCTCGACCTCATGCCGGCCAAGAACGAGTCGGACCTGCGCACCGCGTTCACGATCTCGATCGAGGCCCGCGAGGGCGTGACCACCGGCATCTCGGCGCACGACCGCGCGCACACCGTGCAGGTCGCGATCGACCCGTCCAGCGGTCCCGCGGACCTCGCCCAGCCCGGGCACATCTTCCCGCTGAAGGCCAAGTCCGGCGGGGTGCTCGAGCGCACCGGCCACACCGAGGCCAGCGTGGACCTGGCCCGCATGGCCGGCCTGATCCCGGCGGGAGTCATCTGCGAGATCCTCAACGAGGACGGCACGATGGCGCGCGTGCCCGACCTCGTGGGCTACTGCGAGCGCCACGGCCTGAAGATGATCACCGTCGGCGACCTGATCGAGTACCGCCGTCGCGAGGACAAGCTCGTCGAGCGCGTGGTGGAGACCGCGCTGCCCACCGAGTTCGGGGACTTCAACGTGGTGGGCTTCCGCTCGCTGGTGGACGACAAGCACCACGTGGCGATGGTCAAGGGAGAGGTCGCGGGCGCCCAGGACGTGCTCGTCCGCGTTCACTCCGAGTGCCTCACCGGCGACGTCTTCCACTCCCTGCGCTGCGACTGCGGCCAGCAGCTCGAGGACGCCCTGCAGCGCATCGAGCAGGAGGGCCGCGGCGTGCTGCTCTACCTCTCCCAGGAGGGGCGCGGCATCGGCCTGCTCAACAAGCTGCGCGCGTACAAGCTGCAGGAGGAGGGGCTGGACACCGTCGACGCCAACCTGCAGCTCGGCCTGCCCGCCGATCTGCGCGACTACGGCATCGGCGCCCAGATCCTCGTGGACCTCGGCCTCAGCTCGATCCGGATCCTCACCAACAACCCGAAGAAGATCGTGGGCCTCGAGGGCTACGGCCTGCAGGTCACCGACCAGATTCCCATCGAGCACGCGTCCGGCGAGCACAACCGCACCTACCTGCGCACGAAGCGCGACAAGCTGGGCCACAAGCTCCACCACCAGGGGCTCGCGCTCGACGACGAGATGATCCACGAGGAGCACATCCAGGACCGCGAGCGCACCGACCGCAGCCCCAAGCCAGGTGGCTGA
- the ribH gene encoding 6,7-dimethyl-8-ribityllumazine synthase, with amino-acid sequence MADTYAIAVGRFYADLAERLVAGATGVFEEAGAAVEVHDVPGAFELPLAARYCAGSGRYAGVACLGAVIRGETDHYDWVCAEAASGIARVSLDTGVPCAFGVLTVDNMHQALARAGGGKRHQGEDAAHAVLRMAELRRALS; translated from the coding sequence GTGGCTGACACCTACGCGATCGCCGTCGGCCGCTTCTACGCGGACCTCGCCGAGCGCCTGGTGGCGGGGGCCACCGGGGTGTTCGAGGAAGCGGGCGCCGCGGTGGAGGTGCACGACGTGCCCGGCGCCTTCGAGCTGCCGCTGGCCGCCAGGTACTGCGCCGGCTCCGGCCGCTACGCCGGGGTGGCCTGCCTCGGCGCGGTCATCCGCGGCGAGACCGACCACTACGACTGGGTCTGCGCGGAGGCAGCGAGCGGGATAGCCCGCGTCTCGCTCGACACAGGCGTGCCCTGCGCCTTCGGCGTGCTCACGGTGGACAACATGCACCAGGCCCTGGCCCGCGCGGGCGGCGGCAAGCGCCACCAGGGTGAGGACGCCGCCCACGCGGTGCTGCGGATGGCGGAGCTGCGCCGGGCGCTGTCGTGA